In Solanum lycopersicum chromosome 5, SLM_r2.1, the following are encoded in one genomic region:
- the LOC101247820 gene encoding probable inactive receptor kinase At1g27190 produces MTAKSTNPIFFFTLFFLIFTLTPSFSIENDVKCLEGIKSAFSDPLNKLSSWSFSNTSVASICKLVGVSCWNEKENRLLSLQLPSMSLSGSLPSSLQFCSSLQSLDLSGNSFSGPIPVQICSWLPYLVNLDLSSNYFSGSIPPEFINCKFLNTLLLNDNKLTGSIPFEIGRLDRLKRFSASNNGLSGSIPDDLDRFSKDDFDGNDGLCGNPIGSKCSNLSNKNLVIIISAGVFGAAASLILGFGIWRWFLVQPSKKDREFGDGKGVGGGGINDYWIDKLRAYKLVQVTLFQKPINKIKLNDLLVATNSFASENIVVSIRTGVSYRAMLIDGSALAIKRLSSCKLSEKQFRSEMNRLGQLRHPNLVPLLGFCIVDTERLLVYKHMQNGSLNSILHGNLSTGSSELGWLARVRVAAGAARGLAWLHHGCQPPYVHQYLSSNVILVDDDYDARITDFGLARLIGSTDSNDSLFVNGDLGEFGYVPPEYSSTLVASMKGDVYSFGVVLLELVTGRKPVGAEEGFKGSLVDWVNQLSSSGHSKDAIDKSFAGSGRDDEILRVLQIACLCVVSRPKDRPSMYTVYQSLKSMVKDHCFSEHFDEFPINLTKENHDHKD; encoded by the coding sequence ATGACAGCAAAATCAACTAAccccatcttcttcttcactctgttcttcctcattttcaCATTAACCCCATCTTTTTCCATTGAGAATGATGTTAAATGTCTTGAAGGTATCAAATCTGCATTTTCTGACCCTTTAAACAAGCTCTCATCTTGGTCATTCTCAAATACTTCTGTAGCTTCAATTTGTAAACTTGTTGGTGTTTCTTGCTGGAATGAGAAAGAAAATCGCCTTCTTTCTCTTCAACTTCCTTCAATGTCTTTATCTGGTTCACTCCCATCTTCCCTTCAGTTCTGTTCTTCTCTTCAATCTCTTGATCTCTCTGGTAACTCTTTTTCCGGTCCAATCCCAGTTCAAATCTGCTCATGGTTACCTTATCTCGTCAATCTCGATCTCTCCAGCAACTATTTCTCCGGTTCCATACCCCCTGAGTTCATCAACTGCAAATTCCTAAACACCCTTCTGCTAAATGACAACAAACTCACTGGGTCAATCCCATTTGAGATCGGCAGGCTCGACCGGTTGAAACGGTTCAGTGCATCCAACAATGGCCTTTCCGGTTCAATTCCTGATGATTTAGACCGGTTTTCGAAAGATGATTTTGATGGGAATGACGGGCTTTGTGGGAATCCAATTGGATCTAAATGTAGTAACTTGAGTAACAAAaatcttgttattattatatctGCAGGTGTTTTTGGTGCTGCTGCATCACTGATTCTTGGATTTGGGATTTGGAGATGGTTTTTAGTTCAGCCTAGTAAGAAAGATAGAGAATTCGGAGACGGTAAAGGTGTTGGTGGTGGCGGTATCAATGATTATTGGATCGATAAATTGAGAGCTTACAAGCTTGTTCAGGTGACATTGTTTCAAAAACCTATTAATAAGATTAAACTGAATGATTTATTAGTAGCTACCAATTCATTTGCTAGTGAAAATATTGTTGTTTCGATTCGTACTGGTGTTTCGTATAGAGCTATGTTGATTGATGGATCAGCATTGGCTATTAAGAGGCTGAGTAGTTGTAAGTTGAGTGAAAAACAGTTTAGGTCCGAGATGAATCGATTAGGACAGCTTAGACACCCGAATTTAGTCCCGTTATTGGGATTTTGTATTGTTGATACTGAAAGGCTTTTGGTTTATAAGCATATGCAGAATGGTAGTTTGAATTCGATTTTACATGGTAATCTTAGTACTGGTAGTTCTGAGCTTGGTTGGTTAGCAAGGGTGCGCGTTGCTGCTGGTGCAGCTAGAGGATTAGCTTGGCTTCACCATGGGTGTCAACCTCCGTATGTGCATCAATACCTTAGCTCGAATGTGATTCTTGTAGACGATGATTATGATGCTAGGATCACGGATTTTGGGCTTGCAAGGCTTATTGGTTCTACTGACTCGAATGATAGCTTGTTTGTGAATGGGGATTTGGGAGAGTTTGGTTATGTGCCTCCTGAGTATTCGAGCACGTTGGTTGCTTCAATGAAAGGGGATGTGTATAGTTTTGGAGTAGTGCTACTTGAGTTGGTGACAGGGCGGAAGCCTGTTGGTGCGGAGGAGGGATTCAAAGGTAGTTTAGTCGATTGGGTTAATCAGCTTTCGAGCTCAGGACATAGTAAGGACGCGATTGATAAATCTTTTGCTGGAAGTGGTCGAGATGATGAAATTTTACGAGTTCTTCAAATTGCATGTTTGTGTGTGGTTTCAAGGCCGAAAGATAGACCTTCGATGTACACAGTGTATCAGTCCTTGAAGAGTATGGTGAAAGATCATTGTTTCTCTGAACACTTTGATGAGTTTCCAATCAACTTGACCAAGGAAAATCATGATCATAAAGATTAG
- the LOC101248102 gene encoding uncharacterized protein, with the protein MDSPFSPAIYLFIIISFSFSFLLVSSSPNSSLGLDAIYNGEAEQRDESGIIRRRHLMSFKETPIGTNITYDCSPSGPCVPCSYSEKKDEKYRCSETGYRIPFNCIEIKASTKEVKNKKGKKKRSALEDTYTAVRPHAMKHNEQALTSSVRQRNLLDDSSSSKSGIHTYITYRSCVLSINEEKLSVLGFEVIMLGLLIVSGSTIYFRKRRAGAVSGAGPVRLPTSSRF; encoded by the exons ATGGATTCTCCATTTTCGCCGGCAATTtatctcttcatcatcatctccttctccttctcctttctTTTAGTTTCTTCATCTCCGAATTCATCCCTAGGGCTCGACGCAATCTATAATGGCGAAGCGGAACAAAGAGATGAAAGCGGAATCATAAGGCGTAGACATCTGATGAGCTTTAAGGAGACGCCTATTGGTACAAATATCACTTATGATTGTTCTCCTTCTGGTCCTTGTGTTCCTTGCTCGTACTCCGAAAAG AAAGATGAAAAGTATAGGTGCAGTGAAACTGGATATCGTATCCCTTTCAACTGTATAGAGATTAAAGCTAGTACAAAGGAAGTGAAAAACaagaaaggaaagaagaagCGATCTGCTTTGGAGGACACATATACTGCAGTAAGGCCACATGCCATGAAGCACAATGAACAAGCTCTTACCTCCTCGGTAAGACAAAGAAATTTGCTGGACGATTCATCCTCGTCAAAGAGTGGAATACATACGTATATAACTTATAGGAGCTGTGTTCTTTCAATAAATGAGGAGAAGCTGTCAGTACTTGGGTTTGAG GTGATTATGCTGGGTTTACTGATTGTCAGTGGTTCAACCATATACTTCAGAAAACGGCGAGCAGGCGCTGTATCTGGTGCTGGGCCTGTCAGACTTCCAACTAGTTCTCGATTCTAA